The Hymenobacter oligotrophus genome has a window encoding:
- a CDS encoding PA14 domain-containing protein, translating to MQGAGSGLTASYFANGTLAGAPSVRRIDAAIDFNWGTSAPAEGLPADNFSVRWEGLLAAPTTGRYRFLARTDDEIRVWVNGKQMLDTWNGRKPSAGEGYVELAAGEKTSIRIEYADSDGDARLQLQWVPPGQAAQVIGTGYLYPLGSPTTPDPINPAAAVAAAPVAKPQPTPAKKAAPAPAKPAPKATAAKSAEAKPVAKAAPKPETPKPEAKPKPSKADAKAAETVAALPAGVYILTSRAGNKPLEVIEPGRPNRRAYAEAGVGGPTADGRSTAPQWRIESLGNGYYRIGVQGSNKVLEVLGSATSNGTPMSLWTYYSGNNQLWRIEPAEGTYYKLIAKHSNKALTAKDSIEGGLQQWRYSARVDQQWKLEAIAPEDNVAPVTAAAPADLKGTGSYNMSIYPNPSNGVVQLRYSLPEEIPMGWVLYNQNGAPVRVSDYRRKAAGAHHQTLDFTGLPAGDYNLRMTVGANTTRVQVQLRTPSAGEATPAEEASAAGTKQP from the coding sequence GTGCAAGGCGCAGGTAGCGGACTTACGGCCAGCTATTTTGCCAACGGCACGTTGGCGGGCGCCCCCAGCGTGCGCCGCATCGATGCCGCTATCGATTTTAACTGGGGCACCAGCGCCCCGGCCGAGGGCCTGCCCGCCGATAACTTTTCGGTGCGTTGGGAGGGCCTGCTGGCGGCGCCCACCACCGGCCGTTACCGCTTTTTGGCCCGCACCGACGACGAAATACGCGTGTGGGTAAACGGCAAGCAGATGCTCGACACCTGGAACGGCCGCAAACCCAGCGCCGGCGAAGGCTACGTGGAGCTGGCCGCCGGCGAAAAAACCAGCATCCGGATTGAGTACGCCGACTCCGACGGCGACGCCCGCCTGCAGCTGCAATGGGTGCCTCCGGGCCAAGCGGCGCAGGTTATCGGCACGGGCTACCTGTACCCGCTCGGCTCACCTACCACGCCCGACCCAATAAACCCGGCAGCAGCCGTGGCGGCCGCCCCCGTGGCCAAGCCGCAACCAACCCCAGCCAAAAAAGCTGCGCCCGCACCTGCCAAGCCGGCTCCTAAAGCAACCGCTGCCAAATCGGCCGAGGCTAAACCCGTGGCCAAAGCCGCCCCCAAACCTGAAACCCCTAAACCCGAAGCTAAGCCCAAGCCAAGCAAGGCCGACGCCAAAGCTGCGGAAACCGTTGCTGCGCTGCCGGCTGGGGTGTATATCCTCACGTCGCGGGCGGGCAACAAACCGCTGGAAGTGATTGAGCCCGGCCGCCCCAACCGCCGGGCCTACGCCGAAGCCGGGGTTGGCGGACCCACTGCCGATGGCCGCAGCACTGCCCCGCAGTGGCGCATCGAGAGCTTGGGCAACGGCTACTACCGCATTGGTGTGCAGGGCAGCAACAAGGTGCTCGAGGTGCTGGGCAGCGCTACCTCCAATGGCACGCCCATGAGCCTATGGACGTACTACAGCGGCAACAACCAACTGTGGCGCATCGAGCCGGCCGAAGGCACTTACTACAAGCTCATTGCCAAGCACAGCAACAAAGCCCTCACGGCCAAGGACTCGATCGAGGGCGGCCTGCAGCAGTGGCGTTACAGCGCCCGCGTCGATCAGCAGTGGAAGTTGGAGGCCATAGCGCCCGAAGACAACGTGGCGCCCGTAACGGCGGCTGCCCCCGCCGACCTCAAAGGCACTGGCTCGTACAACATGAGTATTTACCCCAACCCCAGCAACGGCGTGGTGCAGCTGCGCTACTCCCTGCCCGAGGAAATTCCGATGGGGTGGGTGCTGTATAACCAAAATGGCGCTCCGGTGCGCGTATCGGACTACCGCCGCAAAGCCGCCGGCGCCCACCACCAAACGCTCGATTTTACGGGCCTGCCCGCCGGCGACTACAACCTGCGCATGACCGTAGGGGCCAATACCACCCGCGTGCAGGTGCAATTGCGCACGCCCTCGGCCGGCGAGGCTACCCCCGCCGAAGAGGCTTCTGCCGCAGGCACCAAGCAGCCCTAG